The genomic interval CATCATCGAACGGGTGATAAATGGTGCATCTACCCGATGTATGATTTCACACACTGCATATCGGACTCTATCGAGAAAATTACGCACTCACTCTGCACACTTGAGTTTGAGAATAACCGCCCGCTATATGACTGGTTTCTTGATGAGCTTGATTTGTATCATCCCCAACAAATTGAATTTGCACGGCTTAATCTCAGCTATACAGTGATGAGCAAGAGGAGATTACTTCAGCTTGTTCAGGAGAAGTATGTCAGTGGCTGGGATGACCCAAGAATGCCAACTATAAGCGGTTTGAGAAGAAGAGGTTACACCCCTGAATCACTCAGAAATTTTGCTGATATGATTGGTGTTGCAAAAAGTGAAAGTACTGTGGAATTTGGTCAGCTCGAATTTTCGATTCGTGATCATTTGAATAAAATTGCACCAAGAGTAATGGCAGTTCTTAATCCTCTGAAAATTGTAATTACAAATTTTCCTGAAGACGTTACAGAACAAATGCCGGCTGTAAACAATCCTGAAGATGAATCTCAGGGTTCCCGTCAGTTACCATTTACACGCGAATTATATATTGAGCATGACGACTTCATGGAAGATCCTCCAAAGAAGTTTTTCAGACTTTCACCCGGAAGTGAAGTAAGACTTCGCTATGCATATATCATTCGCTGTGACGAGCTTCTAAAAGATGCTGAAGGCAATATCTCAGAGCTTAGATGTACTTATTTCCCCGAAACTAAAAGCGGAAATCCGGCAGATGGAAGAAAGGTGAAATCAACGATTCACTGGGTTTCGGCAAGTAATGCAATTGATGCGGAAGTCAGAATTTATGAGCAGCTTTTTAACAAAGAAAATCCTAATGATACTGAAGGAGGCAAAACTTTTCTCGATTATCTGAATCCTGATTCACTCAAGGTTATTGAAAATGCTAAACTCGAACCATCTCTCCAAAATGCCGGAATTGGCGAGAAATTTCAGTTCGAAAGGATAGGATATTTTGCAGTAGATAAAGATTCAACATCCGACAAGAAAGTTTTCAATCGTACTGTAACTCTTAAGGATACTTGGGCAAAAATTGTAAAACGGGATAATTAGATTAGTTTAATAATTCATAATATATTACATTTAATTAAACTATTTTAAGTTTTAATCTTGTTAAAATAATATTTTTTATTATATTTGCGAACTATATTATGACTATTTTATAAATACACTCTATACAGGATTGAAAATAATGTACAAACCATTTATACTTGTGGTAGATGACAATAAAATTACAACAAAGTTATTAAGAAGATATCTTGAAGCAAACGGATACGATGCTATAGAAGCTTATGACGGTGTTGATTGTCTTGAAAAAGTAGAGCAGAAGCATCCTGATGCAATTGTATTAGATGTAATGATGCCGCGTATGGACGGTTATGAAACTGTTAAGAGATTGAAAGATAATCCTGAAACAGCACATATTCCTGTTGTAATTGTTACAGCTCTGAATGATGTTCCAAATCAGCTGAAATCTATTGATGCAGGCGCTGATGACTTCCTTAGCAAGCCGATTGAAGAGAAACTTCTTATAGCCAAAGTTAAAATGCTCAGTAATTTGAACATAAATTCCAGAAGGGCGAGTCACTTTGAGCAACTTATTAAGAAGGCTGTTGATGGTGAAATTACTGTTGATGACCTTCAACAGGAAATAATTTAGTAATTATTTTTAAAAAAAAATTTGTCTGAATTTAATGTTTTGATAAGCATTCAAATTCAGACTTTTTTAATATTTTTTTGGAGGTGCGCATGTTAGCAGATACAATCTGCTGCCGATAACACCCAAAGCTTCATACCTGTTATCAAACCTGTTAAAGCGTGGCTGAGACACATAGTCAGCCATCATACCTGAGTGAATCATACCTGTCTCAAGAAAATATACCATTAGAGATGTACTTGTTGAATATGCTACTGTCCTTGTTCCTGGAGCCAGAGCTATCATATTTCCGGGTTCTAATCTGATTTTCATATTGAATCGTCTGCCATTAATATTGACAAAACAATCCAGGTCACAACTCATAAAATAAAGCTCTTCACCATCCCATGAAAATCTTGGTGGTCCGGGTTGTACACCTGCAAAATACTCGGCTGAATTCAAACCCACATATCTAATTGTTTGAAAAACAGCACTAAATCCTGTCAGAGCCAAATATGGATGAAGCACAAGATTATTTACCATTTCATACTGCTTGCTTATTACGGGCTCATAATATTCACTCGAGAAAGTCAAAGTTTGATGCCTACCATTAAATGATCTTACTGTGAATGCATACACAGTGCCTTCTCTGTTAATAGCAAATTCATATAAATCAGGATAAATTTCAGATACTGTTCTTTCATCTTCATAAATCTGCCAACCATTTCCACCATAAGCCGCATACACGAATTTATTTTCTATGTTAAAGCCAACAGGCATTATTCTGTCAAAAACTGTTGTCTCGCGTCCGTTTATCATCATTGAAAATGAAGAGCCCCGTTTGACAGGATATGCAAATCGCGTTGCATTTTGATTTATAACCAGAGGACCGGATTTATTAAGCATATCAATTGTCTTCCCGGGCATTACTGCATATTCGATGTCGCCTTTCAAATATGTGTAAACAAGCTGATTTGTCATACTTGAATATAATATACTACCCGGTTCGGATGCAAATAGAAATATTGCTGTATCTCGCATAAGTAAAGTTGTAACACCCTGATCAATAGCAAATGTTGCCCAGCTCAAACCATCATAAGAAAAAACAGGTGGAGAAACTGAATTGTATATATGACTTTCTTCTCCATTGACAATAAGTCTCTGTCTGTCGGTTGTCGGAGTTGTTATTGCCCACCAATTGAAAGTAGTATCCATTCCAAAATTATATAGTGGTTCCTCGCCGTTATAAATACGAAAATCCCTGCATATATCCTGAGAGTTTACGAAACTTACTGATAACATAAATAATAAAAAGGTCAAAAAGCTCTTCATAATAACATACATTGTAAATTTAACACAATATAATGACGAATGAAAGCCATCAAAGTTTATAATATTTAAAATTATTATAATAACTTTCAATTTAAACTTGCAGAATTGAAATATTTTTAATATTTTTGAATAAATGGCTTATGCCAATAATGATTTTAGCAATAAATTTGAGAAAATAATGCCGAGACCTGAAAAAAGCCGAATTGTATCAGCACCTCACCATGGTTTTACCTTTAAGCCAGTGGGAATTAAAATGATAGATTTAGAGATAATATCATTGGGGCTGGATGAACTTGAAGCAATCAGACTTGCAGACTTAGAGGAAAAATATCATCAGGACGCCGCAAACGAAATGCATGTCTCACGACAAACTTTTGGTAATATTCTAAATTCAGCACGAAAAAAAATAGCAGATTTTATAATTAATCACAAATCATTAACAATCAGAGGAGGTAATATTGAATTATCTCATGAAATTAGTGATTATCACTGTGAAGATTGTAAATCCAATAATATGAATTCAAATAAATAATGTGCCAAACAAGGCACTGTATTAATAATATATAGTTGAGGTTTGAGATGAAAATTTGTATCCCAACAGCTAAGGACGAAGGTATTGATTCTGTTGCTTATGGTCATTTTGGAAGTTCGCCATATTTCATGATTTATGACTTGGCAAGCAAAGAACTATACTCAATAAAAAATAATGATGAATTTCATCAAAAAGGTATGTGCAGCCCGGCTGACACAATGAAAGAACATGAGGTTACTGCAGTAATTGTAGGCGGTATGGGAGCAAAGGCACTAAGAAATTTAGCTGCTTCAGGAATTAAAGTATATCGCTCTACAACATTTTTTCATGTATATGACATCATTGACCAATTTCAAAAGAATCTGCTTTTCGAGTTGAATCCACAGGATGGTTGTAAAGAGCACGATTGCGAAAATTACGAGTAAAATTCTAAATAGTACTTGCTCAAATTTATTAAGTTTGGGCAAGTACTTAAATTGATATTAATCATTATACAAATACCAATTTCTAATTGTTTTTAAGTGAAAGCTCTTGCTTCTTTAGAAATTATTTCCCAGGCTCCTCGTACAAAATTCTCGTTCACCCTTGAGGTTCCTGTAACAATACGTATTGCAGTTTTTCCAGCTAATTTTGTTTTAGTAAGAAAAATTTTACCTGTTGAATTTATTTTGTTCAAAATATTTTCATTTAAAACATTGAGTTCATTATCATCATTAATTCCTTCGGGCTTATATCGGAAGCAGACAAGATTGAACGATAAAGGCGCCATAAGTTCAAAGTCAGAAGATTTCTTAACTTCTTCATAAATTATATTT from Ignavibacteriota bacterium carries:
- a CDS encoding NifB/NifX family molybdenum-iron cluster-binding protein — encoded protein: MKICIPTAKDEGIDSVAYGHFGSSPYFMIYDLASKELYSIKNNDEFHQKGMCSPADTMKEHEVTAVIVGGMGAKALRNLAASGIKVYRSTTFFHVYDIIDQFQKNLLFELNPQDGCKEHDCENYE
- a CDS encoding DUF134 domain-containing protein codes for the protein MPRPEKSRIVSAPHHGFTFKPVGIKMIDLEIISLGLDELEAIRLADLEEKYHQDAANEMHVSRQTFGNILNSARKKIADFIINHKSLTIRGGNIELSHEISDYHCEDCKSNNMNSNK
- a CDS encoding response regulator encodes the protein MYKPFILVVDDNKITTKLLRRYLEANGYDAIEAYDGVDCLEKVEQKHPDAIVLDVMMPRMDGYETVKRLKDNPETAHIPVVIVTALNDVPNQLKSIDAGADDFLSKPIEEKLLIAKVKMLSNLNINSRRASHFEQLIKKAVDGEITVDDLQQEII
- a CDS encoding glutamine--tRNA ligase/YqeY domain fusion protein codes for the protein MDKNDTTQVEKPAEKDRKSAANFIRNIIIEDNRTGKWDNRVHTRFPPEPNGYLHIGHAKSICLNFGMAQEFGGLTNLRFDDTNPVKEDTEYVESIMEDVRWLGFEWEDRLYYASDYFERLFDLACQLIKNGKAFVCELTPEEMRDHRGTLTEPGMNSPYRDRPIEENLDIFIRMRNGEYPDGSKVLRAKIDMSHPNINMRDPVIYRIRRAHHHRTGDKWCIYPMYDFTHCISDSIEKITHSLCTLEFENNRPLYDWFLDELDLYHPQQIEFARLNLSYTVMSKRRLLQLVQEKYVSGWDDPRMPTISGLRRRGYTPESLRNFADMIGVAKSESTVEFGQLEFSIRDHLNKIAPRVMAVLNPLKIVITNFPEDVTEQMPAVNNPEDESQGSRQLPFTRELYIEHDDFMEDPPKKFFRLSPGSEVRLRYAYIIRCDELLKDAEGNISELRCTYFPETKSGNPADGRKVKSTIHWVSASNAIDAEVRIYEQLFNKENPNDTEGGKTFLDYLNPDSLKVIENAKLEPSLQNAGIGEKFQFERIGYFAVDKDSTSDKKVFNRTVTLKDTWAKIVKRDN